AAAAACCTGGCCGTGGCCGAAGACATGTTCAAGGCCGGGCTCAACTCGGAACGCGACGTGGTGCTGGCCCGGGCCGAGGTGACGAAAGCCCGCGGCACGGTGGGCAAGAACCTCAAGCAGCTGAGCGTATTCGGCATCGGCAAAGACGGCGTGTACGAGTTGCGGGCGCCCATCTCGGGCTTTATCACAGAGAAAAACGCCAGCGAGCACGAGCAGTTCAACCACGACAACGTGCAGCACCTGTTCACGGTGAGCAACCTCGACGACGTCTGGATTATGGCCAACGTGTTCGAATCGGATATCTCGAAGGTGAAAGTGGGCTACTCCGCCGACGTGACCACGCTCTCGTACCCCGACAAGCACTTCCGCGGCAAGATTGACAAGGTCTTCAACGTGCTCGACCCCGAGAGCAAGGTGATGAAGGTGCGCGTGCGCCTTGAAAATCCCGGCTACCTGCTCAAGCCCGAGATGTATGCCCAGGTGCGGGTAGAAAATACCGAGGGCGCCAAGGCCCTGGCCGTGCCCGCCAAAGCCGTGGTATTTGACAAGGACCGCAATTTCGTGATGGTCTTCAAGGACCGCGCGCACGTGGAAACCCGCCCCGTGACCATCAGCAAAACCGTGGGCGACTACAGCTACGTGGCCTCGGGCGTGAAGCCCGGCGACGTGGTGATTGCTAAAGAACAGCTGCTCGTGTACGACGAGCTAAACGACTAGCTCTTTCTGTCATGCTGACGAACCGAAGGTCGGCCTCAGCCAAGGAAGCATCTTATCACGGCTGCTTTCGCCAGAATTACTAACCCGTGCTGCGCGGAGGTGATAAGTTCCTTCGCTGCGCTCAGGATGACATACAACCATGAATAAATTCATTTCGGGCATTGTTGCCTTCTCGCTGAAGAATCGGTTTTTCGTCTTTTTCATGACGGCGCTGCTGGTGGCTGGGGGCGCCTACAGCTACGTGCACACGCCCATCGAGGCGTTTCCCGACGTCACGAACACGCAGATGATAATCGTGTCGCTCTGGCCCGGCCGCTCGGCCGAGGAGGTGGAGCGGTTTGTGAGCACGCCCATTGAGGTGGCCATGAACTCGGTGCAGATGAAGAGCAACATGCGCTCCATCAGCATGTTCGGTTTGTCAGTGCTCAAGATTAACTTCGAGGACAACGTGGAGGACTTCTTCGCCCGGCAGCAGGTCAACAACCTGCTGCAGAGCGTGAACCTCCCACTGGGCTGTGAGTCGCATGTGCAGCCGCCGTACGGCCCCACCGGCGAGATTTTCCGTTACACGGTGCAAAGCCGCACGCCGCGCACCACCAACGAATTGCTGGCCATTCAGGACTGGGTAGTGGAGCGGCAGCTTAAGTCGGTGCCCGGCGTGGCCGACATTGCGGCCTTCGGCGGCACCCGTAAAATCTACGAAATCAGCGTGAACCCCGCCATGCTGGCCAAGTACGACATGACCCCGCTGGAGGTGTACGATGCCGTGCAGAAGTCAAACCTGAACGTGGGCGGCGACGTGATTGAGAAGAACTCGCAGAGCTACGTGGTGCGCGGCATTGGCCTGCTAACCAAGCCCGAAGACATCGGCAACATCATCGTAAAGGACCAGAACGACGTGCCCATACTGGTGCGCAACGTGGCCCAGGTAACGGAGAGCAACGCCCCCCGCGTGGGCCAGGCCGGCCTCGACGACCAATCGGACGTGGTGGAAGGCATTGTCATCATGCGCAAAGGCGAAAACCCGGCCGAGGTGCTGGGCCGCGTCAAAGCCAAAATCGCCGAGCTCAACGAAAAAGTACTGCCCGAGGGCGTGTACCTGAAAACGTTCTACGACCGCGACGTGCTGATGGACCACTGCACGCACACCGTGATTCACAACCTGATTGAGGGCATTGTGCTCGTGACGGTGATTGTGCTGCTGTTTATGGCCGACTGGCGCACCACCCTCACAGTGGGCATTGTGATTCCGCTGGCGCTGCTGTTTGCCTTTATCTGCCTGCGGCTGAAGGGCATGAGCGCCAACCTGCTGAGCATGGGCGCCATTGATTTCGGCATTATCATCGACGGCGCCGTGGTCATGGTCGAGGGCATTTTTGTGGTGCTCGACCACAAGGCCCACCAAGTGGGCATGGAGAAGTTCAACAAGCTGGCCAAGCTGGGCATGATTAAGAAAACCGGCGGCGAGCTGGGCAAGGCCATTTTCTTCTCCAAGCTGATTATTCTGACCTGCCTGCTGCCCATCTTCTCCTTTGAGAAAGTGGAGGGCAAGATGTTCAGCCCCTTGGCCTACACGCTGGGCTTTGCGCTGGTGGGCGCCCTGATTCTGACCCTGACGCTGGTGCCGGTGCTGTGCTCGCTGCTGCTCAACAAAAACGTGAAGGAGAAGCACAACCCGGTGGTGAACTTCTTCGACCGCATCGTGACCGGCGCGTTTGCCTTCACCTACCGGCACAAGCTGCTGAGCGTGGGCACGGCGCTGGCCGTGGTGGCGCTGGGTTTGTACTCGTTCAAGTTCCTGGGCTCGGAGTTCTTGCCAGAGCTAAACGAGGGCGCGCTTTGGGTGGAAACCAAGCTGCCCATGTCGTCGTCACTCACCGAAACCAACAAGATGGCGGCCAACTACCGCCGCATCCTGCGCTCGTTTCCGGAGGTGACTTCCGTATTGAGCCAGACGGGTCGCTCCAACGACGGCACCGACCCCTCGGGCATCTACTACGTGCAGGCCCAGGTCAACCTCAAGCCCAAGGAAGAGTGGAAGCGCAACATCACGAAGGAGCAGCTGATTGACGAGATGGACAAGAAGCTGAAGGAGTACCCGGGCATTGTGTTCAACTACTCGCAGCCGATTATTGACAACGTGGAAGAAGCCGTGGCAGGCATCAACGCAGCCCTGGCCGTGAAGATTTTCGGCAACGACCTCAAAGCGCTCGATGGCAAGGCCAACGAAGTGTTTAAAGTGCTGAGCACGGTGCCGGGGGTGAAAGACCTGGGCATCCTGCGCAACCTGGGCCAGCCCGAAATGAGCGTGAAGCTCGACCAAACCCGCATGGCCGCCTACGGTGTGCAAACCGCCGACGCCCAGACCGTGGTGGAAATGGCCGTGGGCGGCAAAGCCGCCACCCAAATTTACGAAGGCGAGCGCAAGTTCGACGTGACGGTGCGCTACCCCAAGCAGGACCGCGACACCGAAGCCAAAATCGGCGAGCTGCGCGTGCCAACCATCCGCGGCAGCAAGGTGGCCCTGAAGGAAATAGCCACCATCAAAACTGAAAACGGCCCAGCCTTCGTTTACCACGACAACGGCCAGCGCTTCATCGCCGTGAAGTTCAGCATCCGGGACCGCGACATGGGCTCCACCATTGCCGAGGCCCAGAAGAAGATGGACAAGGCCATCAAGCTCGACAAAGGCTACCGCATCGAGTGGGCCGGCGAGTTTGAAAACCAGGTGCGCGCCACCAAGCGCCTCACCCAAGTGGTGCCGGTGTCATTGGTCATCATCTTCATTTTGCTGTTCATCACCTTCGGCAACGGCAAAGACGCGGCCTTGGTGCTCACCAACGTGCCGTTTGCGCTCATCGGCGGCATCGCGGCCCTGCACCTCACGGGCGTCAACTTCAGCATCTCGGCGGGCATTGGCTTCATCGCCCTGCTCGGGATATGTATTCAGAACGGCATTGTGCTGATTACGGTGTTCAAAGAGAACCTTCGCAAGAAGCTGAGCCTGGCCGAAAGCCTGCGCCTGGGGGTGGCCTCCCGCGTGCGCCCCGTGGTGATGACGGCCCTCATGGCCATGATTGGGCTGTTTCCAGCGGCACTGAGCACCGGCATCGGCTCCGAGACCCAGAAACCTTTGGCCATCGTGGTGATTGGCGGGCTGGTGACAGCTACGGTGCTCACGCTCCTGATTTTCCCGCTCATTTTCGCTTTCTTCTACCGCGAAATGCACCAGGATGGCCCCACGCCGGAGCAGGTGGAAGCGGAGCGGCCCGTGCTGGTGGGGGCGTAAGCCTAGCGCTGGTTGCAACGCCAACCGTCGGGATGAATTCGTGTGGGCCGCTGGCCACTCACTGGAAATCCAACTGAAAAGCCCGGCCGTAGGTAATTTGCGCAAACCAACCGCTGCAATGGCGGTTGAGAGCAACTCCGTTGGCTCAACGGCCCGCGGGTCCCCGATTATTTCCCACCAGATTTTTCTATGTCCGATACCCACGCCCAGGTTCAAGATTATTACGGCACCCAACTGCAAACCAGCCAGGACCTGCTCACCAACGCCTGCTGCACCGACGATATTCCGCTAGCCCACCGACGCATTCTGGCCCAACTCGCGCCCGAAGTGCTGGATAAATACTACGGCTGTGGCGTGTGCGTGCCCGATGCCATCGAGGGCCTCACGGTGCTGGATTTGGGCAGCGGCTCGGGCCGCGACGCCTTTTTGCTCTCCAAGCTGGTGGGCGAAAACGGCCGCGTTATCGGCGTCGACATGACTGAGGAGCAGCTCGACGTAGCCCGCCGCCACGTGGCGTTTCACACCGAAAAGTTCGGCTACACCCAGCCCAACGTGGAGTTCCGCCACGGCTACATTGAAGATTTGCTCGCCGCCGGCCTGCCCGATAATAGCGTGGACCTGGTGGTGAGCAACTGCGTGCTCAACCTCAGTACCGACAAAGAGGCCACGTATCGCGAGATTTTCCGGGTGCTCAAGCCCGGCGGGGAGCTGTTCATCGCGGACGTTTTTGCCGACCGCCGCGTGCCCGAAGCCCTCCGGCAGGACCCAATCCTTTACGGCGAGTGCCTGAGCGGCGCCCTGTACACCGAAGATTTCCGGCGCCTGCTCCTGAGCCTGGGCGTGCACGACTACCGCCTGTTTTCGAGCCGCCGCCTCACCATCAACAACCCCGAAATCGAAGCCAAAGTTGGTAACATCGGCTTCTATTCCTTTACGGTGCGCGCCTTCAAGCTCGACCTGGAAGACCGCTGCGAAGACCACGGCCAGGTAGCCACCTACCTCGGCACCGTGCCCGGCCAGCCCACCCAGTTTGTGCTCGACGACCACCACACCTTCGAGACCGGCCGGCCCATGCTGGTGTGCGGCAACACCGCCGCCATGGTCAGCGACACCCGCTACGCGCCGTATTTTCAAGTGGTAGGCGACAAAAGCCGGCATTTTGGCTTGTTCGACTGCGGCCCTACACCGGCCACGGCCAAGGCCTCGGGAGAAACATTAGGCGGCAGCTGCTGCTAGGGTCTGTGCCTGATAAAAGAAGGCCTGCTCATAAAAGAACGGTCATGCTGAGCGCAGCCGAAGCATGACCGTTCTTTTATTTGGAAATACGAGTCGCCCACTACCGCGTTAGGCGGGCTTTCAGGTTGGCCATTAGGCCAGTAAGCTCTGGAGCGGTGCGGGTCAGCAAAACGCCCGCGCCGTATACCACCGTGAGAATGCTGCCGCGCAGCAGCAGCGTGAGCCAAGCGTTGGGCAGTTCGGGCGGGGCCCAGGCGGCCAGGCCGGCCACTGCGGCCACCGCCAGAATGCGCGCAATGCGGCCATCAAACGGCTGCATGCCGTAGGTGCGCCACACAAACCAGGTGCGCGCCGTGTTGATGCCGACCAGCGCAATGCAGTAGGCCAGGGCGGCGCCGGCCAGCCCCAGCCACGGAATCAGCAGCCAGTTGAGCACCACCACGGCGGCAGCCAGCGAGATGTTGAAAACCAGGTCGAAGCGGTAGCGGGGCGAGGTCGCCACGATGATGCCGTTGACCCCCGTGATGCCATCGACAAGCCGGCCGGCCAGCAGCAGGAGCACCGCCGTGGTGCCTACCGCATACTCCGGCCGGTGAATCAACCCGTAAATGAAGTTCAGGTTCAGCCCAATGCCCAGGGCCAGGTAGCAGCCCAGCAGCGTGTTGATGCGGGTGCTGCGCCGGTAGAAGTCGGCCATCTTGGCCATGTCGCCTTCCTTCCAGTACTCGGCGATAAGCGAAAAAGCCGTTTTGTAGAGCGCCCGGAAAGGCAGCACCAGGGCGGTGCTTACGTTGGTGGCAATGAGGTAGATGCCGGCCATGGCAAAGCCTTTTTTGGTGCCCACCATCAGGCTGTCGATGTTGAGCAGCACCGTGCCTGAAATGTTGCTCAGCAGCACAAAAGCCCCGAAGCCCAGCATCTCGCGCAGCGGCTTGATGCGCAACGCCGCCCGCGTGGGCCGCAGGTGCAGCTCGCCAATGGCCGCCAGGTAGGCCGCAAGCAGCAACGCCACCACGGCATACGCCCCCACATACGCCAGTACGAAGCCATGGAAGGTCAAAAAGCCCTGGCTATAGGCCACGGCCGCGCCCACCAGCATGAGCCGCAGCAAAATCTCCTGGCAAAACGAGGAAAAAGACGTGTGAAACAGCGAGCGCAGGTAGGCATCCTGCAGCGAGCCCAGCATAATGCAGCCCGCCAGCCCAATGGCCGCCAGATAATGCGGCGCCAGCAAATCCGCATCGCCCTTGGCGTACCACTGCAACAGCAGCGGCTTGCCAACCCACATGAGCAGCGACACCACTCCAAAGCCGATGAGCGGCGGGCCAAGCAGCAGCGGCAGAAACCCCGCGTGGTTGCGCCCCTGGTTGCGGAAAAACGGGAAGTAGCGCATGCCCGCATTCGCAAAGCCAAAGGCTGCCACCTGTGCCCCAATGGTGGCCATGGGCACCAGCACGCTGCCTACCAGACCAATCTGGGCCGGCGACAGCAGCCGCGGCAGCACCAGAATGGTATTGGCAAAGCCAATGGCCAGGCCCACATAAGAAATCAGGGTGTTGCGGATGCCCTGGCGCTGAACGATGCCCAAAAGAGTGCGGGAATGAGGAAGTGAAGAAGTTGGGCTAAACGGAAAATTGCTGACAGATTTCGCGCCCCGTGAGGAAGACGGCTCCCCGCTGGCTCAGGTGCTGCATGATTTCGTGAAACTGACGGGGCCCGGTGGTCTGGTTGGCGGGGTCAAAGTTCTCATTGTGCCAGAGCACCGAGGCCACCCCGCCAAACCGCTCAATCTCAGCAAACAGCGGCGTCAAAGCCGGTAGGATTTCTTCCGGGCCCAGTTGCAGGTAGTGGGGGTGGTGCAGGGTTGCATCCATCACCTGGAGCGGGATTTGCAGGAAGTGGTGGCTGGTGCCGGTTTCGAAGTTGAAGGGGTAGAAGGGGTGGCAGTAGGAATTGCGGAAGCCAAAATGCTCGGCAAAGCCCAGCGTGGAATCGTAGGCAAAGCCGGCGTTATCGACTATAGCGGGCGTGCGCCGGGGCTCCCAGCGCAGGTAATGAAAACGCAGCCCCTGTGGCTCAATTTGCAGGGAGTGAAGCTCCTTCGCAAGCTGCCGCACCTCGGTTGCCGTGCCAATGCTGCCGTGCAGGCCCAGCTCACAGCCCTGCTTTTTTAGCTCAGCGAAGCGTTGGCGTAGGGGCGGCGTGAGCCGGTAATCCGCATTGGGAGTACCATCGGCGCTCGCCTGGTGATTCGGGAGGATGAAAAAAGTAGACTTCGCGCCGTGTGTGGCTGTTGCTTTCGCCACGGCTTCTAGGTTGTCCCAGGCACCGGGCCGGGTGAGGTGTTGCCAGACTTTGCGGCCGAAAGTAGCCCAATTTCGCCGCTGCAAGGCAGTCTTGGCGGAGGCTTTCCAGCCGCTGCGCAGGTTGTCGATGTCGTGGCTGATGAAGGCGGCGAACGGGGCTTTTCCAGCCCAACTTCTTGGCTTTAGCTCTTGGCCGGTTACGTGTTCGATGGCCGTCTTCAGCACATCGAAATAATAATTAACCACGGGCAAGGCCACAAAGCCATACTGCTGCTGCACACTTTCGGCATAAGGAAACCGCCCATGCCGGTCGCGCGCCGCCGAAAAGTATTCCTGCCAGCCGCTCAGCAGGTAAAAAGCAGCAGCTATGATATCGGCATTGATGGTGGTGCGACCCGGGCTCAACTCCAGTAGCGGCGCCTCCGGGGCGGCATCAAAAAAGAACGGCACCAACTGGCCCCGCCATTCGCGCCGGTTGGGCGGCGCCGGGTAGGGGAGCGTGCCGCTGAAAAAGTCGCCCGCGCCCTCCCGAACTTCGATGGTGGGCCGGGCTGCTGCGTAACCGATGCTGACAGCGGGCACCCGCTGGTAAGCCAGCTCAAAATGCCGCAATACATACGCCAGCCGTACCTCGGCCGAAACCGGTGTAGCTACCAGCGGCGGTAGCAAAGCAGAAGGAGCAGCGGCAGGCATTGCAGCAAAAGTACGGTGGGGCTTGCCCGCGTTCGCTAGCGCCGAGGCTGGGCTTCGAGCCACTGGTTGAGCAGGGCCAGGGTGCGGGGCTGGCTGCAGCCTTCGTCCGGTGTGCCGAGGGTGGCGTTGTAATAGGCGGCGCGGCGGTAGAGGTCGGCGGGCTTGTGCTGGGCGTACCGGCGCAGCGCCGCCGCCAGTTCCACGGGGTTGTTGGCGCGCTCTACCAGCCCGTGGGCGGCGTAGCCGTAGTAGTCGTCGGTGTGGGGGTTGGTGCCGAAGCGGTAGTAAATGCTGGCTACGTTCAGCAGCGTGGCTTCTAGGTGCGTGGAAGTATCGGCTGCCACCAGCGCATCCTGCCGCAGCAGAAAATCGAACACGTTTTCTTCCCGCGCGCTCGACCATTGTAAGTTGGGCAGCAACCGGCGCAGTGGCTCAAAGTCGCGCCCGTCGCTGGGGTGGGGACGCAGGGTGAAGGTGAGTTCCGGCAGCTCACGCAGCAGGTACACCAGCGCCTCGGTCAACGGCTCCAGCGGGTCATGGATGTTGCAGGCCACACCCACGCGTCGCACGGCTGGCGCGGTGTTGCGCCGGGCCAGGTAGGCGTCGGCTTTGGGCATGCCCACCAGTTCCACTTGGCCCTGCACGGGGCCGCAGCGGCGGTACTTGTCCAGGGCGTCCTGGCCTTCCAGCAGGCTGAGGTCGAAGCCCAGGGGCGGGAAGTTGGCACTTACGCTGGCGTGCTGCACGTAGGCCGTGGGCACGCCCTCGGCGCGGCAGGCCAGCAGCAGCGAGCGGGTGTCGTCGTTGTGGTCGTTGGAGAACACCACGGCGCGCGGCCGGTAGTGGCGCAGCGCCCGGCGATACACCTCGTAGTAGCCGATGGCGTAAAAAATGAAGTCAAAAAAACGCCACGCCCGGCGGCCATCGGTGCGCAGCAGCCCAACGAAGGCCAGTGGAAACTGCCAGTAGTACAGCAGCTTGCGGCGCAATGAGAGCCGGTTTACCGTGGCATTATACCGGCCAATGTGCTTGGCTTGCCCGGCCACCAGCACGGCATCGGGCCGGGCTTGTTGGATGAACTCCAGCGCGTCGTAGTTGTTGGCGCTCACCACGTAGAGCCACACTTTGCCGTGCAGGTCCTCTCGGTTCCGAATGGGCTGAAAGATGTTGCCCACCAGCCGCAGGCCCGCGTAGCCCAGCACCCGCGCCAGCCGTTTCAGCGGATTGGCGGGCGAGATGCTGGCCAGGGCCGCTGCGGGCAGCGCTGCAAACACCGCCGTGAAGCGCAACTGCAGAATGTCGCGCAGCCGCGCAATAAGCGGCAAGGTACGCGGCGGCATTAGAGCGCCTCCCACGTCAGGGGCGTGCCGGGCTTCAGGTCGCGGGTGGCTTTGCGGCCCAGCACCACGTCCCAGTGCCGGGGCCAGAGGCCGTCGCCGGGGCGAATGATTTTCAGGTTTTTCGTAGTGAATTCCTCGCCCGCGGCAATGGGCTGAGCCACGTAAATGCTGCGCTTGTAGAGGCGGCTTTTTTCTTCGCCGGTCTGGATGCAGAGCTGCACCGTGCCCAGGGCCTGGTGGGCCCGCTCGGTTTCTTCCACCAGCATTTTCAGCTCGTGGGGCTCCAGCGAAAAGGCGGAGTCCACGCCGCCCTCGGCCCGGCTCAGGGTGAAGTGCTTTTCGATGACGCAGGCGCCCAGCGCCACGGCCGCCACGCTCGCGCCCACGCCCATGGTGTGGTCGCTCAGGCCGATGGGGCAGCCGAAGGTTTCGGCCAGCACGGGGATGGTGCGCAGGTTGGTGTTGGCCGGCGAGGCGGGGTAAGTGCTGGTGCACTTAAGGAGCACCAGCTCGCGGCAGCCGGCTTCGCGCAGCACCCGCACGGCGTCGTCGATTTCGGCCAGGGTGGCGGCCCCGGTGCTCACAATCACGGGCTTGCCGGTGGCGGCCACCTTGCGCAGCAGCGGCCAGTGGGCATTTTCAAACGAGGCAATTTTGTAGGCCGGCACGTCCAGCGTCTCCAGAAAGTCTACCGCCGTCTCATCAAACGGCGAGCTGAAGGCCAGCATGCCGTGCTGCCGGGCCCGGGCAAACAGCTCGGCGTGCCACTCCCAGGGCGTGTGCGCCTCTTCGTAGAGCTTGTACAAATTCTTGCCCTCCCACAGCGACTGGCCTTCTTCGTCGATGGCAAAGCCCGTGTCCATGGTAATGGTATCGGCGGTATAGGTCTGCAGCTTGAGGGCATCAACGCCGGCAGCGGCAGCAGCATCGACCAGGGCCAAAGCGCGCTTCAGGCTCTGGTTGTGGTTGCCCGACATTTCGGCGATGATAAACGGCTTGTGAGCGGGGCCAACCGGACGGCCACCGATGGTAATTTCGGTCATGTTTGACGGGAAGCGAAGTAGGGCGACAAAGGTAGGGCTCCG
This region of Hymenobacter sedentarius genomic DNA includes:
- a CDS encoding efflux RND transporter periplasmic adaptor subunit; the encoded protein is MNRIFLPLLAAVALASCTKPEAKEEQKPAFRLSDTMMHQIVLDTVRERPVQDELVLTGEIMSDGDKTVKVYPLVGGVVEKLNVQLGDKVTKGQVLAVIKSSEIADVQNQTTAATSDLDIAKKNLAVAEDMFKAGLNSERDVVLARAEVTKARGTVGKNLKQLSVFGIGKDGVYELRAPISGFITEKNASEHEQFNHDNVQHLFTVSNLDDVWIMANVFESDISKVKVGYSADVTTLSYPDKHFRGKIDKVFNVLDPESKVMKVRVRLENPGYLLKPEMYAQVRVENTEGAKALAVPAKAVVFDKDRNFVMVFKDRAHVETRPVTISKTVGDYSYVASGVKPGDVVIAKEQLLVYDELND
- a CDS encoding efflux RND transporter permease subunit, which codes for MNKFISGIVAFSLKNRFFVFFMTALLVAGGAYSYVHTPIEAFPDVTNTQMIIVSLWPGRSAEEVERFVSTPIEVAMNSVQMKSNMRSISMFGLSVLKINFEDNVEDFFARQQVNNLLQSVNLPLGCESHVQPPYGPTGEIFRYTVQSRTPRTTNELLAIQDWVVERQLKSVPGVADIAAFGGTRKIYEISVNPAMLAKYDMTPLEVYDAVQKSNLNVGGDVIEKNSQSYVVRGIGLLTKPEDIGNIIVKDQNDVPILVRNVAQVTESNAPRVGQAGLDDQSDVVEGIVIMRKGENPAEVLGRVKAKIAELNEKVLPEGVYLKTFYDRDVLMDHCTHTVIHNLIEGIVLVTVIVLLFMADWRTTLTVGIVIPLALLFAFICLRLKGMSANLLSMGAIDFGIIIDGAVVMVEGIFVVLDHKAHQVGMEKFNKLAKLGMIKKTGGELGKAIFFSKLIILTCLLPIFSFEKVEGKMFSPLAYTLGFALVGALILTLTLVPVLCSLLLNKNVKEKHNPVVNFFDRIVTGAFAFTYRHKLLSVGTALAVVALGLYSFKFLGSEFLPELNEGALWVETKLPMSSSLTETNKMAANYRRILRSFPEVTSVLSQTGRSNDGTDPSGIYYVQAQVNLKPKEEWKRNITKEQLIDEMDKKLKEYPGIVFNYSQPIIDNVEEAVAGINAALAVKIFGNDLKALDGKANEVFKVLSTVPGVKDLGILRNLGQPEMSVKLDQTRMAAYGVQTADAQTVVEMAVGGKAATQIYEGERKFDVTVRYPKQDRDTEAKIGELRVPTIRGSKVALKEIATIKTENGPAFVYHDNGQRFIAVKFSIRDRDMGSTIAEAQKKMDKAIKLDKGYRIEWAGEFENQVRATKRLTQVVPVSLVIIFILLFITFGNGKDAALVLTNVPFALIGGIAALHLTGVNFSISAGIGFIALLGICIQNGIVLITVFKENLRKKLSLAESLRLGVASRVRPVVMTALMAMIGLFPAALSTGIGSETQKPLAIVVIGGLVTATVLTLLIFPLIFAFFYREMHQDGPTPEQVEAERPVLVGA
- a CDS encoding methyltransferase domain-containing protein, which codes for MSDTHAQVQDYYGTQLQTSQDLLTNACCTDDIPLAHRRILAQLAPEVLDKYYGCGVCVPDAIEGLTVLDLGSGSGRDAFLLSKLVGENGRVIGVDMTEEQLDVARRHVAFHTEKFGYTQPNVEFRHGYIEDLLAAGLPDNSVDLVVSNCVLNLSTDKEATYREIFRVLKPGGELFIADVFADRRVPEALRQDPILYGECLSGALYTEDFRRLLLSLGVHDYRLFSSRRLTINNPEIEAKVGNIGFYSFTVRAFKLDLEDRCEDHGQVATYLGTVPGQPTQFVLDDHHTFETGRPMLVCGNTAAMVSDTRYAPYFQVVGDKSRHFGLFDCGPTPATAKASGETLGGSCC
- a CDS encoding polysaccharide biosynthesis C-terminal domain-containing protein, with product MGIVQRQGIRNTLISYVGLAIGFANTILVLPRLLSPAQIGLVGSVLVPMATIGAQVAAFGFANAGMRYFPFFRNQGRNHAGFLPLLLGPPLIGFGVVSLLMWVGKPLLLQWYAKGDADLLAPHYLAAIGLAGCIMLGSLQDAYLRSLFHTSFSSFCQEILLRLMLVGAAVAYSQGFLTFHGFVLAYVGAYAVVALLLAAYLAAIGELHLRPTRAALRIKPLREMLGFGAFVLLSNISGTVLLNIDSLMVGTKKGFAMAGIYLIATNVSTALVLPFRALYKTAFSLIAEYWKEGDMAKMADFYRRSTRINTLLGCYLALGIGLNLNFIYGLIHRPEYAVGTTAVLLLLAGRLVDGITGVNGIIVATSPRYRFDLVFNISLAAAVVVLNWLLIPWLGLAGAALAYCIALVGINTARTWFVWRTYGMQPFDGRIARILAVAAVAGLAAWAPPELPNAWLTLLLRGSILTVVYGAGVLLTRTAPELTGLMANLKARLTR
- a CDS encoding DUF7033 domain-containing protein, encoding MPAAAPSALLPPLVATPVSAEVRLAYVLRHFELAYQRVPAVSIGYAAARPTIEVREGAGDFFSGTLPYPAPPNRREWRGQLVPFFFDAAPEAPLLELSPGRTTINADIIAAAFYLLSGWQEYFSAARDRHGRFPYAESVQQQYGFVALPVVNYYFDVLKTAIEHVTGQELKPRSWAGKAPFAAFISHDIDNLRSGWKASAKTALQRRNWATFGRKVWQHLTRPGAWDNLEAVAKATATHGAKSTFFILPNHQASADGTPNADYRLTPPLRQRFAELKKQGCELGLHGSIGTATEVRQLAKELHSLQIEPQGLRFHYLRWEPRRTPAIVDNAGFAYDSTLGFAEHFGFRNSYCHPFYPFNFETGTSHHFLQIPLQVMDATLHHPHYLQLGPEEILPALTPLFAEIERFGGVASVLWHNENFDPANQTTGPRQFHEIMQHLSQRGAVFLTGREICQQFSV
- the pseI gene encoding pseudaminic acid synthase — translated: MTEITIGGRPVGPAHKPFIIAEMSGNHNQSLKRALALVDAAAAAGVDALKLQTYTADTITMDTGFAIDEEGQSLWEGKNLYKLYEEAHTPWEWHAELFARARQHGMLAFSSPFDETAVDFLETLDVPAYKIASFENAHWPLLRKVAATGKPVIVSTGAATLAEIDDAVRVLREAGCRELVLLKCTSTYPASPANTNLRTIPVLAETFGCPIGLSDHTMGVGASVAAVALGACVIEKHFTLSRAEGGVDSAFSLEPHELKMLVEETERAHQALGTVQLCIQTGEEKSRLYKRSIYVAQPIAAGEEFTTKNLKIIRPGDGLWPRHWDVVLGRKATRDLKPGTPLTWEAL